A window from Culex pipiens pallens isolate TS chromosome 3, TS_CPP_V2, whole genome shotgun sequence encodes these proteins:
- the LOC120428695 gene encoding perlucin-like protein translates to MNFFILLLVLHTLVICRAALPNKYVVITEKVPFFEAWRGCQFYGLELAKVTSSADNSQLRIMLDQTGPKHSTYWIAGTDIGHEGRWMWITNDSPITAYTNWGGANPNNANGQDCMNIGSFEDDPTLWDDVSCEEEHSYICERIPRKSQPNTETMR, encoded by the exons atgaacttttttataCTGCTACTTGTTCTCCATACGCTTGTTATTTGCCGCGCTGCACTCCCAAACAAGTATGTAGTTATCACGGAAAAGGTACCATTTTTCGAAGCCTGGCGTGGGTGTCAATTTTATGGACTTGAACTAGCAAAAGTCACTTCATCGGCAGATAATAGCCAGCTTCGTATTATGCTCGATCAAACCGGTCCCAAGCATTCCACTTACTGGATAGCAGGAACCGATATTGGTCACGAGGGACG ATGGATGTGGATAACCAACGATAGCCCAATCACTGCATACACCAACTGGGGCGGTGCTAACCCAAACAATGCCAACGGACAAGATTGTATGAACATTGGATCGTTTGAGGACGATCCTACTTTGTGGGACGATGTGAGCTGCGAAGAGGAACATAGTTATATCTGCGAGAGGATACCACGGAAATCACAACCAAATACCGAAACAATGCGCTAG
- the LOC120428694 gene encoding perlucin-like protein, producing MQFVFKILMVLAVVNLVACSSKGKYVAMTEKKTFLEAWRACQFFGLQLASVRTKAENELLRNLVVQPEHSASTFWLAGTDLGWEGRWIWITNNSPLVIFSNWAFGNPDNSNNQDCMIVGSNANDPTMWDDVQCTDKHKYICEKNDE from the exons ATGCAgttcgttttcaagattttgatgGTTTTAGCTGTAGTAAATTTAGTCGCTTGCAGCTCGAAGGGCAAATACGTAGCGATGACCGAGAAGAAAACCTTTCTGGAAGCCTGGCGAGCGTGTCAATTCTTTGGACTACAATTGGCATCTGTGCGGACGAAAGCAGAAAACGAACTCTTGCGAAATTTGGTGGTACAGCCTGAGCACAGTGCGTCAACTTTTTGGCTAGCCGGTACCGATTTGGGTTGGGAGGGACGCTGGATTTGGATCACGAACAATTCTCCGCTA GTTATTTTCTCAAACTGGGCTTTTGGAAATCCGGATAACAGCAACAATCAGGACTGCATGATAGTTGGAAGCAATGCAAATGATCCTACCATGTGGGATGATGTACAATGTACAGATAAGCATAAATACATCTGCGAAAAAAATGACgagtaa